From the Bacillus marinisedimentorum genome, one window contains:
- a CDS encoding ribonuclease J encodes MNERKKEKIKVFALGGAGEIGKNMYVVEVGHDIFAVDAGLMFPEDEMLGIDMVIPDTSYLAENAGRIKGVFLTHGHEDHIGGLPFILRYLDVPVYGTKLTLGLAEAKIADAGSVRKIKLRTIDSDTVLTFGGTKVSFFKTNHSIPDSVGVCFHTSQGAIVYTGDFKFDQTPVDGELADFHKMAEIGNQGVLCLLSDSTNAERPGFSGSEALVGRELIDTFSTAAGRVIIAAFATNIHRVQQVFDAAYECGRKVALLGRSMNHVTDIAVRLGHLHIPEDLLVPVEDILKLNDSEIVLLTTGSQGEPMAALSLMAKGANKHVSIKKGDTVIVSATPIPGNELSVTKTVDLLFRAGADVIYGRRKVHVSGHGNQEELKLMLNIMKPKYFIPVHGEYKMQIAHARLAEGAGIAHHDVFLLENGDVVEFADGEASAGGKVPSGNILVDGLGVGDVGNIVLRDRRLLSQDGILLVVVTLSKDKKKVVAGPEILSRGFVYVRESEQLFLKSNEIVLQILNEAAEAKAMDWSTLKSEIRDSLSQYLYEKTKRRPMILPIIMEI; translated from the coding sequence TTGAATGAGAGAAAAAAAGAAAAGATAAAAGTATTTGCCCTTGGCGGAGCCGGGGAAATTGGCAAAAATATGTATGTAGTTGAGGTGGGACATGATATTTTTGCAGTTGATGCGGGGTTGATGTTTCCTGAAGATGAAATGCTCGGCATCGATATGGTGATTCCTGACACCAGTTACCTGGCTGAAAATGCCGGGCGGATCAAAGGGGTGTTTCTGACCCACGGACATGAAGACCATATCGGCGGACTTCCTTTTATTCTCCGCTATCTCGATGTTCCGGTATATGGAACAAAGTTGACCCTCGGACTTGCGGAAGCTAAAATCGCTGATGCCGGGTCCGTGAGGAAGATAAAGCTTCGGACCATCGACTCCGATACAGTTTTGACGTTTGGCGGTACGAAGGTATCTTTTTTCAAGACAAATCACAGCATCCCCGATTCGGTAGGCGTGTGTTTCCATACAAGCCAGGGAGCTATCGTCTATACAGGGGATTTCAAGTTCGACCAGACACCGGTTGACGGCGAACTTGCGGATTTTCATAAAATGGCCGAAATCGGCAATCAAGGTGTCCTTTGCTTGCTTTCTGACAGTACGAATGCAGAACGTCCAGGATTCAGCGGATCCGAAGCACTTGTCGGCCGGGAACTTATTGATACATTTTCTACTGCAGCCGGCCGGGTGATCATAGCCGCTTTTGCAACCAACATCCACCGTGTCCAGCAAGTCTTCGATGCAGCATATGAATGCGGACGCAAAGTAGCCCTTCTTGGAAGGAGCATGAACCATGTGACGGATATTGCCGTCCGTCTCGGCCATTTACATATTCCAGAGGATCTGCTCGTTCCTGTTGAAGATATTCTAAAGCTTAACGACAGTGAAATTGTCCTGTTAACTACAGGGAGCCAGGGTGAGCCGATGGCAGCACTTTCTCTGATGGCAAAAGGGGCAAATAAGCACGTAAGCATCAAAAAGGGAGACACGGTCATTGTGTCGGCGACACCCATTCCAGGAAATGAACTTTCTGTAACAAAGACGGTCGACCTTTTATTCAGGGCAGGCGCAGATGTTATATATGGAAGAAGGAAGGTCCATGTTTCCGGACATGGAAATCAAGAAGAGCTGAAATTGATGCTGAATATCATGAAACCCAAATATTTTATCCCCGTCCACGGCGAGTATAAGATGCAAATTGCACATGCCCGCCTGGCTGAGGGTGCCGGGATTGCCCATCATGATGTTTTCCTTCTGGAAAACGGGGATGTTGTGGAATTTGCAGACGGCGAAGCCAGTGCCGGCGGAAAAGTTCCGTCTGGTAATATCCTGGTGGATGGTTTGGGTGTCGGTGATGTCGGAAATATTGTACTCAGGGACAGGCGCCTCCTTTCCCAGGATGGCATTTTACTTGTTGTCGTCACTCTTTCCAAAGATAAGAAAAAAGTAGTCGCAGGGCCTGAAATCCTTTCCCGCGGATTTGTATATGTCAGAGAATCGGAGCAGCTATTTTTGAAATCAAATGAAATTGTCCTTCAAATTCTTAACGAAGCTGCCGAAGCAAAGGCGATGGACTGGTCAACACTGAAATCCGAAATCCGGGATTCGTTAAGCCAGTACCTTTATGAGAAAACAAAGCGCCGGCCGATGATACTGCCGATCATAATGGAAATATAA
- a CDS encoding ClpP family protease, translated as MSENENQQEKESGKENDEQKASPLLEKIQQLGQTSVASMGDSNIHVLTIIGQIEGHMQLPPQNKTTKYEHLIPQIAAIEQNPKIEGLLVLLNTVGGDVEAGLAIAEMIASLTKPTVSIVLGGGHSIGVPIAVSANYSFIAPTATMTIHPVRLTGLVIGVPQTFEYLDKMQDRVISFVTRNSNIEEEKLKELMLSKGNLTRDIGTNVLGEDAVAYGMIDEVGGVGKGIQKLNELIAAYKGEMNEAEGDMIQ; from the coding sequence ATGTCTGAAAATGAGAACCAGCAGGAAAAGGAATCCGGAAAGGAAAACGATGAGCAGAAGGCATCTCCATTGCTGGAAAAGATTCAGCAGCTGGGCCAGACGAGTGTTGCTTCAATGGGGGACTCCAATATCCATGTCCTGACGATTATCGGGCAAATTGAGGGGCATATGCAGCTTCCTCCGCAAAATAAAACGACGAAGTATGAACATTTAATTCCGCAGATTGCAGCAATTGAACAAAACCCGAAAATTGAAGGTCTGCTTGTATTGCTCAACACCGTGGGGGGTGACGTTGAGGCAGGTCTTGCCATTGCTGAAATGATCGCTTCTTTAACGAAGCCGACTGTCTCGATCGTCCTTGGCGGAGGGCATTCAATCGGAGTGCCGATAGCTGTATCGGCGAACTACTCGTTCATAGCTCCGACTGCCACGATGACGATTCACCCGGTAAGGCTTACCGGCCTTGTTATCGGTGTTCCGCAAACATTTGAATATCTTGATAAAATGCAGGACCGTGTTATCAGTTTTGTAACCCGTAATTCGAATATCGAAGAGGAAAAGCTGAAAGAACTCATGCTTTCCAAAGGGAACTTGACAAGGGACATCGGTACGAATGTCCTCGGTGAGGATGCTGTGGCATACGGGATGATTGATGAAGTCGGAGGTGTCGGCAAAGGCATCCAAAAGCTGAATGAACTGATCGCTGCATATAAAGGGGAGATGAATGAAGCGGAAGGGGATATGATCCAATGA
- a CDS encoding YlzJ-like family protein codes for MILYTTVPEELMFQPDQAEFSKQKVVTINSVPVVTAEVSPGKYQIVRILSTDPGAFLKSSLAPGQMVGMDQVNS; via the coding sequence ATGATCCTGTATACGACTGTTCCAGAGGAGCTGATGTTCCAGCCTGACCAGGCGGAATTTTCGAAACAAAAAGTCGTGACAATCAATTCGGTGCCCGTCGTTACAGCGGAGGTGTCACCAGGGAAGTATCAAATTGTGCGGATTTTAAGCACGGACCCCGGTGCATTTTTAAAGAGCAGCCTTGCACCTGGCCAGATGGTCGGGATGGATCAGGTAAACTCCTAA
- a CDS encoding DNA translocase FtsK — MAKRKRKQTKKKETIKKQLQFEVVGLTMFALMVIGIIKLGKVGGFLVMIFRFFFGEWYVLPLLGGLIFSLFLIVKRSFPPFATRRLNGLYLMGASMLLLSHVKLFEDLSRQGDWADLSVIRNTFELFKMETGGQSIINDLGGGMIGAGLFAMSYYLFDVLGTRIIAFLLILISLLLITGKSLRQTVGVVFSWIGDFIKKQWGAFLDDISTWKEGRKKKREEKELERQRAMEQEELEISGVRDESGDDEEEEAINGDERDEEPIIANFADVAYQKPEKGKRDASGNAQPQEKAEDQEGGGDVTITFSEQENKDYRLPPLSLLEVPQKNSQTFEKQQISANARKLEKTFQSFGVKARVAKVHLGPAVTKYEVYPEAGVKVSKIVNLSDDLALALAAKDIRIEAPIPGKSAVGIEVPNQEVATVSLREVLESPKNDMDKKLMIGLGRDISGDAVLAELNKMPHLLVAGATGSGKSVCINGIVTSILMKTKPHEVKLMMIDPKMVELNVYNGIPHLLAPVVTDAKKASQALKKVVAEMERRYDLFSHSGTRNIEGYNEHVRKHNEKTGEKQPLLPFIVVIVDELADLMMVASGDVEDAITRLAQMARAAGIHLIIATQRPSVDVITGVIKANIPSRIAFSVSSQTDSRTILDMGGADKLLGRGDMLFLPVGASKPIRIQGAFLSDEEVEEIVDYVVAQQKAQYQEEMIPSEETEDSMEVDDDLYPDAVELVTEMQTASVSMLQRRFRVGYTRAARLIDAMEANGVVGPYEGSKPREVLVSKNNEEATS; from the coding sequence ATGGCAAAACGGAAAAGAAAACAGACAAAGAAGAAAGAAACGATAAAAAAACAGCTTCAGTTTGAGGTTGTCGGACTGACCATGTTCGCTTTAATGGTAATCGGCATCATAAAACTCGGGAAAGTCGGCGGTTTCCTCGTCATGATTTTCCGGTTTTTCTTCGGGGAATGGTATGTCCTTCCACTGCTGGGCGGATTGATTTTTTCATTATTTCTTATTGTTAAACGCTCGTTCCCCCCTTTTGCGACACGGAGGCTGAACGGATTATATCTGATGGGGGCATCCATGCTGCTGCTAAGCCATGTGAAATTGTTTGAAGATCTTTCAAGGCAGGGAGACTGGGCAGATTTATCCGTAATCCGCAATACGTTTGAGTTATTTAAAATGGAAACGGGAGGACAATCGATTATAAATGATCTGGGCGGCGGCATGATCGGCGCAGGCCTGTTTGCGATGTCCTATTATCTCTTTGATGTTCTTGGAACGAGAATCATCGCATTTTTGCTTATTTTAATCAGCCTTCTCCTTATAACCGGAAAATCCCTCCGCCAGACAGTCGGCGTCGTCTTTTCGTGGATCGGCGATTTCATCAAAAAACAATGGGGAGCTTTTTTGGATGATATCAGCACCTGGAAAGAGGGGAGAAAAAAGAAAAGGGAAGAGAAGGAACTGGAGCGGCAGAGAGCGATGGAGCAAGAGGAGCTTGAAATAAGCGGTGTACGTGATGAAAGCGGAGATGATGAGGAAGAAGAGGCTATCAATGGTGATGAAAGAGATGAGGAGCCGATCATTGCCAACTTCGCTGATGTCGCCTATCAAAAACCCGAAAAGGGCAAGAGAGATGCCAGCGGGAATGCACAGCCGCAAGAGAAAGCTGAAGACCAGGAAGGCGGCGGTGATGTAACCATCACTTTTTCGGAGCAGGAAAACAAAGATTACCGGCTTCCTCCGCTCAGTCTGCTTGAAGTGCCCCAGAAAAACTCGCAGACATTTGAAAAACAGCAAATTTCAGCCAATGCCCGCAAACTGGAAAAAACGTTTCAAAGCTTCGGTGTAAAAGCGCGTGTGGCTAAAGTGCATCTCGGTCCGGCTGTGACCAAATATGAAGTATATCCCGAAGCCGGTGTGAAAGTGAGCAAAATCGTCAACTTGAGCGATGACCTGGCGCTTGCCCTTGCCGCAAAAGATATAAGGATCGAAGCGCCGATTCCAGGGAAGTCAGCCGTAGGGATCGAGGTGCCGAATCAGGAGGTGGCGACCGTATCACTGCGTGAAGTGCTTGAGTCTCCGAAGAACGACATGGATAAAAAACTGATGATCGGACTTGGCAGGGATATTTCAGGTGATGCGGTGCTTGCGGAATTAAACAAAATGCCGCATCTGCTCGTAGCAGGAGCGACCGGAAGCGGTAAAAGCGTATGTATAAATGGGATTGTTACAAGTATATTGATGAAAACGAAACCGCATGAAGTGAAACTGATGATGATCGATCCGAAAATGGTTGAATTGAATGTATATAACGGCATTCCCCATTTGCTTGCGCCTGTTGTGACCGATGCAAAGAAAGCATCGCAGGCTTTAAAGAAAGTTGTCGCTGAAATGGAAAGACGTTATGACCTTTTTTCCCATTCGGGAACAAGAAACATTGAAGGTTACAATGAACATGTCAGGAAACACAATGAAAAGACCGGCGAAAAGCAGCCGCTGCTGCCTTTTATCGTTGTGATTGTCGATGAGCTGGCCGACTTGATGATGGTCGCAAGCGGAGACGTCGAGGATGCCATCACCAGACTTGCCCAAATGGCGCGTGCTGCCGGCATTCATTTGATCATCGCCACACAGAGGCCTTCGGTGGACGTCATCACAGGTGTCATCAAAGCGAATATTCCTTCCCGGATCGCCTTCAGTGTTTCCTCGCAGACCGATTCAAGGACGATTCTTGATATGGGCGGAGCCGATAAGCTCCTCGGACGAGGGGATATGCTGTTCCTGCCTGTAGGAGCATCGAAGCCGATCAGAATCCAGGGTGCGTTCCTTTCTGATGAGGAAGTGGAGGAGATCGTTGATTATGTGGTAGCCCAGCAAAAAGCGCAATACCAGGAAGAAATGATTCCATCAGAGGAGACGGAAGACTCCATGGAAGTTGATGATGATCTGTATCCGGATGCAGTCGAACTGGTTACCGAAATGCAGACAGCATCCGTTTCGATGCTGCAGCGCAGGTTCAGAGTCGGTTATACAAGAGCTGCCCGGCTGATTGATGCCATGGAGGCCAACGGTGTTGTCGGCCCTTATGAAGGAAGCAAACCGCGGGAAGTTTTAGTTTCCAAAAACAATGAAGAGGCGACTTCGTAA
- a CDS encoding GntR family transcriptional regulator has protein sequence MSIKSDHRHLYLQVIDRIKQDIENGIYKEKQKLPSEFELSKQLGISRATLREALRILEEEAVVVRRHGVGTFVNSRPAFSAGIEELFSVTEMIKRGGQEPGTIFLSSDVRPSNDEESAKLNIKASHDVLSVERVRTADKLPVVYCLDVMPRSLLPDNYIHDEESLFDILEHKAGRYITYAVTYIEPLGYHDRISPILECEPETSLLVLKQVHYDENDEPVLFSINYFRADKFSFHVLRKRV, from the coding sequence ATGAGCATAAAGTCAGACCATCGCCATCTATATTTACAGGTCATCGATCGAATCAAGCAGGATATTGAAAACGGCATCTACAAGGAAAAGCAAAAACTGCCGTCTGAGTTCGAGCTGTCGAAACAGCTTGGAATCAGCAGAGCGACATTGAGGGAAGCCCTCCGCATACTCGAGGAGGAAGCGGTTGTCGTACGGCGCCACGGTGTAGGAACATTTGTCAATTCAAGACCGGCGTTTTCTGCTGGGATTGAAGAACTTTTCAGTGTAACGGAAATGATCAAACGGGGCGGACAGGAACCCGGCACGATTTTTCTGTCGTCTGATGTCAGGCCTTCCAACGATGAAGAATCTGCTAAGTTAAACATTAAAGCGTCTCACGATGTTTTATCAGTCGAACGTGTCCGTACCGCTGACAAGCTGCCGGTCGTATATTGTCTGGATGTCATGCCCAGGTCGCTGCTGCCGGATAACTACATTCATGATGAAGAGTCCCTGTTTGACATACTCGAACACAAGGCAGGCCGGTATATAACATATGCTGTCACTTATATCGAGCCGCTTGGCTATCATGACAGGATTTCTCCGATCCTGGAATGCGAGCCGGAAACATCGCTGCTTGTTCTAAAACAGGTACACTATGATGAAAATGACGAACCAGTCTTATTTTCAATCAATTATTTCAGGGCTGATAAGTTCAGCTTCCACGTTCTAAGGAAACGGGTATAA
- a CDS encoding BMP family lipoprotein — protein sequence MKKRKFGMAMSLVLAAGTILGACGSGDEETKNEGNGGGGEAKEDQFTVAMVTDVGGVDDKSFNQSAWEGLQEFAKENDMEKGDDGIDYLQSKSDADYNTNINNLIRRDFDLVFGVGFLMEEPMKEIAPQRPEAKLAIIDGIVEEDNVASVMFKEHEGSFLAGVTAALMSESGKIGFVGGMEIPVIERFESGFLAGVQAVDPNIEVDVYYTGKFDDAALGKTTANRMYSAGVDIIFHAAGGTGNGVFTEAKERKQKDPDANVWVIGVDRDQYEEGAVGDTNVTLTSMVKKVNVGVKATAEKTMNGNFPGGEVTYYGLAEDGVGLADSRGAITEDVLSKVDEYKQKIVDGEITVPSTKKELESFKAE from the coding sequence ATGAAGAAAAGAAAATTTGGTATGGCCATGTCCCTTGTCCTTGCAGCCGGAACAATTCTCGGCGCTTGCGGATCCGGTGACGAAGAAACGAAAAATGAAGGCAACGGCGGAGGCGGCGAAGCAAAAGAAGATCAGTTCACTGTTGCGATGGTAACTGATGTCGGCGGCGTTGACGACAAATCATTCAACCAATCGGCCTGGGAAGGGCTGCAGGAGTTCGCGAAAGAAAATGACATGGAGAAAGGCGATGACGGCATCGATTATCTCCAGTCCAAAAGTGATGCAGACTACAATACAAATATCAATAACCTGATCCGCCGCGATTTTGACCTTGTGTTCGGTGTCGGGTTCCTGATGGAAGAACCGATGAAGGAAATCGCTCCACAGCGACCTGAAGCAAAGCTTGCCATCATTGATGGAATCGTTGAAGAAGACAACGTGGCAAGCGTAATGTTCAAAGAGCATGAAGGTTCTTTCCTTGCCGGTGTTACTGCAGCACTTATGAGTGAATCCGGTAAGATCGGTTTTGTCGGAGGAATGGAAATTCCGGTAATCGAGCGTTTTGAATCCGGCTTCCTTGCAGGTGTACAGGCAGTCGACCCTAACATTGAGGTAGATGTATATTACACTGGCAAGTTCGATGACGCGGCACTCGGAAAAACAACTGCCAACAGAATGTATTCTGCCGGTGTTGATATCATCTTCCACGCTGCTGGCGGTACAGGCAACGGCGTGTTCACAGAAGCGAAAGAACGCAAGCAGAAAGATCCTGATGCAAACGTATGGGTTATCGGCGTAGACCGTGACCAGTATGAAGAAGGCGCTGTCGGCGATACGAATGTAACTCTTACTTCCATGGTTAAGAAAGTAAACGTCGGTGTAAAAGCCACAGCTGAAAAGACGATGAACGGCAATTTCCCTGGCGGCGAAGTCACTTACTACGGCCTTGCTGAAGATGGTGTAGGACTTGCTGATTCCCGCGGTGCGATCACAGAAGACGTTCTTTCAAAAGTGGACGAGTATAAGCAAAAAATCGTTGATGGCGAAATTACAGTTCCTTCAACCAAAAAGGAATTGGAATCTTTCAAAGCTGAATAA
- a CDS encoding ABC transporter ATP-binding protein, with protein sequence MEYVIEMLNIRKEFGSFVANDNITLQVKKGEIHALLGENGAGKSTLMNVLFGLYQPEGGEIRVKGEPVNITDPNIANDLGIGMVHQHFMLVENFTVTENIILGSEPTKGGVVDVKKASKEIAELSKNYGLAVDPDAKISEISVGMQQRVEILKTLYRGADILILDEPTATLTPQEIIELIGIMKRLVEEGKSIILITHKLKEIMEVCDRVTVIRKGKGIGTVDVSETNPNHLASLMVGRDVVFKTEKGKAHPEEVTLEIEGLQVEDSRGVLKVKGLDLTVRSGEIVGIAGVDGNGQSELIEAITGLRKVKGGKVLVNGKDITNHKPRNVTESGVGHIPQDRHKHGLVLDFPIGANLVLQTYHHEPFSKRKILNYKAIYDKARQIIEEFDVRTQSEYEPARSLSGGNQQKAIIGREVDRDPDLLIAAQPTRGLDVGAIEFIHKRLIEQRDNGKAVLLLSFELDEVMNVSDRIAVIYEGQIVDIVDPKETTEQELGLLMAGHSRKAGVNQDV encoded by the coding sequence GTGGAGTATGTTATTGAAATGCTGAATATCCGCAAGGAATTCGGCAGCTTCGTTGCAAACGATAATATAACGCTTCAGGTGAAAAAAGGGGAAATCCACGCATTGCTTGGAGAAAACGGTGCCGGGAAGTCGACACTGATGAATGTTCTTTTCGGATTGTATCAGCCTGAGGGCGGGGAAATCCGCGTCAAGGGTGAGCCGGTGAATATCACCGACCCGAACATCGCAAATGACCTTGGGATCGGTATGGTGCATCAGCACTTCATGCTTGTTGAAAACTTCACCGTTACCGAGAACATCATTCTTGGAAGCGAGCCGACAAAAGGCGGAGTGGTCGATGTCAAGAAGGCGTCTAAAGAAATTGCCGAGCTTTCCAAAAACTACGGCCTTGCCGTGGATCCTGATGCGAAGATTTCTGAAATCTCTGTAGGTATGCAGCAGCGTGTCGAGATATTGAAAACACTTTATAGGGGCGCTGACATCCTTATTCTGGATGAGCCGACAGCCACCCTGACACCCCAGGAAATCATCGAACTTATCGGCATTATGAAACGGCTTGTAGAAGAAGGGAAATCTATTATTCTGATCACCCACAAGCTGAAAGAAATCATGGAGGTCTGCGACCGTGTCACGGTCATCCGCAAGGGTAAGGGCATCGGCACAGTTGACGTGAGTGAAACAAATCCGAATCATCTTGCCAGTCTGATGGTGGGAAGGGATGTTGTTTTTAAAACGGAAAAAGGGAAGGCCCATCCTGAAGAAGTCACACTTGAGATTGAAGGCCTTCAAGTAGAAGACAGCCGCGGCGTACTTAAAGTGAAAGGGCTTGATCTCACTGTGCGGAGCGGTGAAATCGTCGGGATTGCCGGTGTGGACGGAAACGGCCAGTCGGAGCTTATTGAAGCAATTACAGGCTTGCGGAAAGTGAAAGGCGGCAAAGTGCTCGTAAACGGCAAAGACATCACAAACCACAAGCCCCGCAATGTCACCGAATCAGGCGTCGGGCATATCCCGCAGGACCGCCATAAACATGGCCTTGTCCTTGATTTTCCGATTGGGGCGAACTTGGTACTGCAAACTTATCATCACGAGCCGTTTTCAAAACGGAAAATCCTTAACTATAAAGCGATTTATGATAAGGCCCGCCAAATTATAGAAGAGTTTGATGTCAGGACACAGAGTGAATATGAACCGGCCCGGTCACTTTCCGGCGGGAACCAGCAAAAGGCGATAATCGGGCGCGAAGTTGACCGCGATCCTGACTTGCTCATAGCAGCCCAGCCGACAAGGGGGCTTGATGTCGGAGCAATCGAGTTTATCCATAAACGGCTGATTGAACAGCGCGACAATGGGAAAGCGGTTCTGCTTCTATCATTTGAATTGGATGAGGTCATGAATGTAAGTGACAGGATTGCCGTCATTTACGAAGGTCAAATTGTCGATATTGTCGATCCTAAAGAAACGACTGAGCAGGAGCTTGGTCTGTTGATGGCGGGTCATTCCAGGAAAGCGGGTGTAAATCAAGATGTCTAA
- a CDS encoding ABC transporter permease yields the protein MSNRLKNILVPLIAVILGLLAGGLIMLVSGFNPVAGYTALWNGIFGDIYFMGETIRQITPYLLAGLAVAFAFRTGLFNIGVEGQLIVGWFAAAYVGFAFELPKIIHVPAAMLAAAIAGGLWAFVPGLLKAKFRVHEVIVTIMMNYVALHTTNALIRKVSDGGDRMDKIQESASLRSVFLENMTDYSRLHSGIFIALLSVLVMWFILEKTTTGFELKSVGFNQHASEYAGMNVNQNIVLSMVISGAFAGLAGAMEALGTFEYVSVKGGFTGVGFDGIAVALLGANTPLGVIFGAVLFGSLKYGSLNMPNEAGIPTEIVSIVIAIIIFFVASSYVIRLFLERMSKSKEVK from the coding sequence ATGTCTAATCGGCTTAAAAATATACTGGTCCCCTTAATTGCCGTTATTCTCGGATTGCTTGCCGGAGGTCTGATCATGCTGGTCAGCGGCTTTAATCCGGTTGCAGGATACACAGCATTATGGAACGGGATTTTCGGTGATATTTATTTCATGGGGGAAACAATCAGGCAAATAACACCATATTTATTGGCCGGTCTTGCCGTGGCTTTTGCATTCAGGACCGGGCTGTTCAATATCGGAGTTGAAGGGCAGTTGATTGTCGGCTGGTTTGCTGCTGCCTACGTCGGTTTTGCCTTTGAGCTTCCGAAAATCATCCATGTGCCGGCTGCAATGCTCGCAGCTGCAATTGCCGGGGGACTGTGGGCATTCGTTCCAGGGCTTTTAAAGGCCAAGTTCCGCGTTCATGAAGTCATCGTCACCATCATGATGAACTATGTCGCCCTTCATACAACGAATGCACTGATCAGGAAAGTTTCCGACGGCGGTGACAGGATGGACAAGATTCAGGAATCAGCGTCTTTACGGTCTGTATTCCTTGAGAATATGACCGATTATTCAAGACTTCACAGCGGAATCTTTATCGCACTTCTTTCTGTACTTGTCATGTGGTTCATTCTGGAGAAAACTACAACTGGTTTTGAGCTGAAATCAGTAGGCTTCAATCAGCATGCCTCCGAGTATGCAGGAATGAATGTCAACCAGAATATTGTACTTTCTATGGTCATATCCGGAGCTTTTGCAGGTCTTGCCGGAGCGATGGAAGCGCTTGGCACGTTTGAATACGTATCTGTAAAAGGCGGATTCACCGGTGTCGGTTTTGATGGCATCGCTGTAGCCCTTTTAGGGGCCAACACACCGCTTGGCGTCATATTCGGCGCAGTTCTGTTCGGTTCATTGAAGTATGGATCGCTGAATATGCCAAATGAAGCCGGCATACCTACTGAAATTGTATCGATTGTCATTGCAATCATTATTTTCTTTGTGGCATCCAGCTATGTTATCAGACTCTTTCTTGAGCGAATGAGCAAATCCAAGGAGGTGAAGTAA
- a CDS encoding ABC transporter permease — translation MSVMEILAFIVPSAIFYAAPLIFTALGGVFSERSGVVNIGLEGLMVMGAFIGIISNLFLVDVFGAATPWVALIVAMAVSAIFALLHAVASISFRADQVVSGVAINFLAVGLSLFLVKKIFEGRGQTPMIQERFMRFDVPFLAEIPVLGPLFFKNEYWTSYLAILFAFIVWFVIFKTPFGVRLRAVGEHPMAADTMGINVKKMRYIAVMLSGALAGIGGAVYSQSISLDFSHSTINGQGFMALAAMIFGKWHPLGALGAALFFGFAQSLSIIGTSLPYIKEVPSVFLLILPYVLTILALAGFIGRADAPKSLGTPYIKGKR, via the coding sequence ATGAGCGTTATGGAAATTTTGGCGTTTATCGTCCCATCAGCTATTTTTTACGCGGCTCCTCTTATTTTCACTGCCCTTGGCGGCGTATTCAGTGAACGGTCCGGCGTTGTGAATATCGGCCTGGAAGGGTTGATGGTCATGGGTGCTTTTATCGGCATCATTTCCAACCTGTTCCTTGTTGATGTTTTCGGAGCCGCAACTCCGTGGGTTGCTCTTATTGTCGCTATGGCTGTCTCGGCTATATTTGCGCTTCTTCATGCTGTCGCATCAATATCTTTCAGAGCTGACCAGGTCGTTTCGGGTGTCGCAATCAACTTCCTTGCTGTCGGCCTGTCCCTGTTTCTTGTAAAGAAAATTTTTGAAGGCCGCGGCCAGACTCCAATGATCCAGGAACGCTTCATGAGGTTTGATGTGCCGTTTCTTGCCGAGATTCCGGTCCTTGGGCCGCTGTTTTTCAAAAACGAATATTGGACATCCTACCTGGCGATCCTGTTTGCGTTCATTGTCTGGTTCGTCATTTTCAAAACACCGTTTGGCGTCCGATTGCGGGCTGTCGGCGAACATCCGATGGCTGCGGATACGATGGGGATTAATGTCAAGAAAATGCGCTATATTGCGGTTATGCTGAGTGGCGCTCTGGCAGGCATCGGAGGGGCGGTATATTCTCAATCCATCTCGCTCGACTTCAGCCATTCAACGATTAACGGGCAGGGCTTCATGGCTCTTGCTGCTATGATATTCGGAAAATGGCATCCGCTCGGTGCACTTGGCGCTGCACTTTTCTTCGGCTTCGCTCAGAGCCTGAGTATTATCGGGACAAGTCTTCCTTATATCAAGGAAGTCCCGTCTGTGTTCCTGCTCATCTTGCCGTATGTGCTCACCATACTGGCACTTGCCGGATTCATCGGCAGGGCAGATGCACCAAAGTCGCTTGGAACACCATATATAAAAGGAAAACGTTAA